From Salvelinus fontinalis isolate EN_2023a chromosome 37, ASM2944872v1, whole genome shotgun sequence, the proteins below share one genomic window:
- the LOC129836190 gene encoding mRNA decay activator protein ZFP36L2-A-like, translated as MSATILSAFYDIDMLYKQDMNMNAVNHINSILDKKAVGSPVNTHSSNSSFATGFFRRNSTTNMEAMTNNSNKYSANSYSNLMENATSSSTAIMNKENKFRDRTYSENGDRSQQLQIVQQKPGSQINSTRYKTELCRPFEENGACKYGEKCQFAHGYHELRNLSRHPKYKTEPCRTFHTIGFCPYGPRCHFIHNADERRPAPSNANVQGEPKSAHELCGYGQSGDVQQQVGYNRDRPKLHHSLSFSGFSSHHGLESPLLESPTSRTPPPPSNSSCSLNYYEDIRSPNSMSCVNSAFSFPGHDLKALLAPLALHTQNGYGNNHFNGAYYGNIHANMCPPSPPSYNMSHLQSLRRLNESPVFDSPSSPPDSLSDRESYASGSLSSSGSLSGSESPSLDAGKRLPIFSRLSISDD; from the exons ATGTCTGCAACCATCTTGTCCGCTTTCTACGATATCGACATGCTTTACAAG CAAGATATGAACATGAACGCTGTGAATCACATCAATAGCATACTGGACAAGAAAGCGGTGGGTTCTCCAGTGAACACACATAGCTCCAATAGTTCTTTCGCGACGGGATTTTTCCGTAGAAACTCGACCACCAACATGGAAGCAATGACCAACAACAGCAACAAGTACTCTGCCAACTCCTACAGTAATTTGATGGAGAACGCGACGAGCAGCAGCACTGCCATTATGAACAAGGAGAACAAGTTCCGCGACCGGACATACAGCGAGAATGGGGACCGCAGCCAGCAGCTGCAGATTGTGCAGCAGAAACCAGGCTCCCAGATCAACTCCACCCGCTACAAGACCGAACTCTGCAGGCCCTTCGAGGAGAACGGAGCGTGCAAATACGGAGAGAAATGCCAGTTCGCGCACGGCTACCATGAGCTGAGAAATTTGTCTCGTCACCCTAAGTATAAAACCGAGCCCTGTCGCACTTTCCACACTATTGGCTTCTGCCCCTACGGTCCCCGCTGTCATTTTATCCACAACGCTGATGAGCGCAGACCCGCTCCAAGCAACGCCAACGTGCAGGGGGAGCCCAAATCAGCTCACGAGCTCTGCGGCTATGGTCAAAGCGGCGATGTGCAGCAGCAAGTTGGGTACAACAGGGACAGACCAAAGCTTCACCACAGCCTGAGTTTTTCAGGCTTTTCCAGCCACCACGGACTTGAGTCGCCACTACTCGAGAGCCCCACGTCGCGCACACCACCACCCCCCTCAAACTCCTCTTGCTCTCTCAACTATTATGAGGACATACGGTCTCCCAACTCCATGTCTTGTGTGAACAGTGCATTCAGTTTTCCTGGACATGACCTGAAAGCCTTACTTGCTCCCCTGGCCTTGCATACGCAAAACGGCTATGGCAACAACCATTTCAATGGTGCCTACTACGGGAACATTCATGCCAACATGtgccccccttctcccccctcataCAACATGAGCCACTTGCAGTCCCTGCGCCGCCTCAACGAATCACCGGTGTTCGACTCCCCTTCTAGCCCGCCCGACTCCCTCTCAGACCGGGAGAGTTATGCGAGCGGGTCCCTCAGCTCTTCTGGGAGTCTTAGCGGCTCTGAGTCTCCGAGTTTGGATGCTGGGAAACGTTTGCCAATCTTCAGCAGGCTGTCGATTTCTGATGACTAA